Proteins encoded in a region of the Salmo trutta chromosome 34, fSalTru1.1, whole genome shotgun sequence genome:
- the LOC115173958 gene encoding cyclic AMP-responsive element-binding protein 5 isoform X2 translates to MNDEQDRPYRCSAPGCSQCFQTEDHLMIHRHKHEMTLKFSSTKADPLADQTPTPTRFLRNCEEVGLFNEIEQEFRQAQEEQNNKQTQSLPQNGSSCVNQPQSHSQHQPQSHGGMRGLSCSMAGQQALPSAQSNSVITQAHSMLTHSGPVPGPLSSLLHLRNNRQRQPLAASMPGTLPDPAMQGASAQHMSMERQMSMGSSMMSIQGPAHNSACSSPQRAKTVGHLHQHQHQHPGAVANGNMGPTMGNMMEMSPRQRHSQLQQQHHQHLQQAPPISYQQHCHAPPHHLGNAHSLGHQSGNVPHHPVHQSPPSHLQASHTHQTSPHLPLHSIAAQLSPAAQQMHSAQQTHSLHAGQATGGRRRRSVDQDPDERRQKFLERNRAAATRCRQKRKVWVSALEKKAEELTHNNMQLQNEVTTLRSEVGQLKQILLTHKDCPVSARQRESQGYLSE, encoded by the exons ATGAATGATGAACAGGACCGGCCCTATAGGTGCAGCGCTCCTGGCTGctcgcag TGTTTCCAAACAGAAGACCACCTGATGATCCACAGACACAAGCATGAGATGACCCTCAAGTTCTCCTCCACCAAGGCTGATCCTCTCGCAG ACCAGACCCCAACGCCGACCCGTTTCCTGCGTAACTGTGAGGAGGTGGGCCTCTTCAATGAGATCGAACAGGAGTTCCGCCAGGCACAGGAGGAGCAGAACAATAAACAG ACTCAGAGTCTCCCTCAGAATGGATCATCATGTGTGAACCAACCCCAGTCACACTCCCAACACCAACCACAGTCCCATGGTGGTATGAGGGGTCTAAGCTGCAGTATGGCTGGACAGCAAGCACTGCCCTCTGCCCAGTCCAACTCAGTCATCACCCAGGCCCACTCCATGCTCACACACTCAGG ACCTGTCCCTGGGcccctctcctccctactgcacctgaggaacaacagacagagacagccccTGGCCGCCTCCATGCCTGGCACCCTGCCAGACCCAGCCATGCAGGGAGCATCTGCCCAGCACATGTCT ATGGAAAGACAGATGTCTATGGGATCCAGTATGATGAGCATCCAAGGTCCCGCCCACAACTCTGCCTGCTCTTCACCTCAG AGAGCTAAAACCGTGGGTCACctccaccaacaccaacaccaacacccgGGAGCTGTCGCCAACGGCAACATGGGTCCCACCATGGGTAACATGATGGAGATGTCACCGCGCCAACGGCACAGTCaactgcagcagcagcatcatcagCACCTGCAGCAGGCTCCGCCCATCTCCTACCAGCAGCACTGCCACGCCCCTCCACATCACCTGGGAAACGCCCACAGCCTGGGCCACCAATCAGGGAACGTGCCACATCATCCGGTTCACCAATCACCTCCCTCGCACCTGCAGGCCAGCCACACCCACCAGACCTCGCCTCACCTGCCCCTCCACTCCATAGCTGCTCAG TTGTCTCCAGCAGCGCAGCAGATGCATTCAGCCCAGCAGACACATTCCCTGCATGCAGGCCAGGCGACTGGAGGACGTCGCAGGAGGTCTGTGGACCAGGACCCAGACGAGCGCAGGCAGAAGTTCCTGGAACGCAACCGAGCTGCGGCCACGCGATGCAGACAGAAGAGGAAGGTCTGGGTGTCTGCTCTGGAGAAGAAGGCAGAGgagctgacgcacaacaacaTGCAGCTGCAG AACGAGGTGACCACTCTGAGGTCAGAGGTTGGCCAGCTGAAGCAAATCCTGCTGACCCATAAAGACTGTCCTGTCTCCGCCCGCCAGAGAGAATCACAGGGGTACCTCAGTGAGTAA
- the LOC115173958 gene encoding cyclic AMP-responsive element-binding protein 5 isoform X1: MNDEQDRPYRCSAPGCSQCFQTEDHLMIHRHKHEMTLKFSSTKADPLADQTPTPTRFLRNCEEVGLFNEIEQEFRQAQEEQNNKQTQSLPQNGSSCVNQPQSHSQHQPQSHGGMRGLSCSMAGQQALPSAQSNSVITQAHSMLTHSGPVPGPLSSLLHLRNNRQRQPLAASMPGTLPDPAMQGASAQHMSMERQMSMGSSMMSIQGPAHNSACSSPQRAKTVGHLHQHQHQHPGAVANGNMGPTMGNMMEMSPRQRHSQLQQQHHQHLQQAPPISYQQHCHAPPHHLGNAHSLGHQSGNVPHHPVHQSPPSHLQASHTHQTSPHLPLHSIAAQLSPAAQQMHSAQQTHSLHAGQATGGRRRRSVDQDPDERRQKFLERNRAAATRCRQKRKVWVSALEKKAEELTHNNMQLQNEVTTLRSEVGQLKQILLTHKDCPVSARQRESQGYLSPGSSTGSPSPLCPGSQQQAIQSNSISTSSAGGGDGAHSNSK, encoded by the exons ATGAATGATGAACAGGACCGGCCCTATAGGTGCAGCGCTCCTGGCTGctcgcag TGTTTCCAAACAGAAGACCACCTGATGATCCACAGACACAAGCATGAGATGACCCTCAAGTTCTCCTCCACCAAGGCTGATCCTCTCGCAG ACCAGACCCCAACGCCGACCCGTTTCCTGCGTAACTGTGAGGAGGTGGGCCTCTTCAATGAGATCGAACAGGAGTTCCGCCAGGCACAGGAGGAGCAGAACAATAAACAG ACTCAGAGTCTCCCTCAGAATGGATCATCATGTGTGAACCAACCCCAGTCACACTCCCAACACCAACCACAGTCCCATGGTGGTATGAGGGGTCTAAGCTGCAGTATGGCTGGACAGCAAGCACTGCCCTCTGCCCAGTCCAACTCAGTCATCACCCAGGCCCACTCCATGCTCACACACTCAGG ACCTGTCCCTGGGcccctctcctccctactgcacctgaggaacaacagacagagacagccccTGGCCGCCTCCATGCCTGGCACCCTGCCAGACCCAGCCATGCAGGGAGCATCTGCCCAGCACATGTCT ATGGAAAGACAGATGTCTATGGGATCCAGTATGATGAGCATCCAAGGTCCCGCCCACAACTCTGCCTGCTCTTCACCTCAG AGAGCTAAAACCGTGGGTCACctccaccaacaccaacaccaacacccgGGAGCTGTCGCCAACGGCAACATGGGTCCCACCATGGGTAACATGATGGAGATGTCACCGCGCCAACGGCACAGTCaactgcagcagcagcatcatcagCACCTGCAGCAGGCTCCGCCCATCTCCTACCAGCAGCACTGCCACGCCCCTCCACATCACCTGGGAAACGCCCACAGCCTGGGCCACCAATCAGGGAACGTGCCACATCATCCGGTTCACCAATCACCTCCCTCGCACCTGCAGGCCAGCCACACCCACCAGACCTCGCCTCACCTGCCCCTCCACTCCATAGCTGCTCAG TTGTCTCCAGCAGCGCAGCAGATGCATTCAGCCCAGCAGACACATTCCCTGCATGCAGGCCAGGCGACTGGAGGACGTCGCAGGAGGTCTGTGGACCAGGACCCAGACGAGCGCAGGCAGAAGTTCCTGGAACGCAACCGAGCTGCGGCCACGCGATGCAGACAGAAGAGGAAGGTCTGGGTGTCTGCTCTGGAGAAGAAGGCAGAGgagctgacgcacaacaacaTGCAGCTGCAG AACGAGGTGACCACTCTGAGGTCAGAGGTTGGCCAGCTGAAGCAAATCCTGCTGACCCATAAAGACTGTCCTGTCTCCGCCCGCCAGAGAGAATCACAGGGGTACCTCA GTCCAGGGAGTTCGACAGGAAGTCCCTCCCCCCTGTGTCCCGGGTCGCAGCAGCAGGCCATCCAATCCAACAGCATCTCCACCTCCTCAGCTGGAGGGGGCGATGGAGCGCACAGCAATTCAAAATGA
- the LOC115173957 gene encoding TLR4 interactor with leucine rich repeats — MDTGNFVGVICFLIFSCEGFLSPSPASGFCPERCDCQQAQHILCTNRGLRAVPKVHSSRVPEDVLVFSLGGNFIGNISAFDFTRYGNLIRLNLQYNQIQTIHPKAFEKLSKLEELYLGNNLISTIPPGTLQSLAKLTTLYGNNNNMKKITPELFGNLESVVRLRLDGNAIELLQNSVFKSLTNLHYLHLESNQLSHIHRNAFSKLTKLRFLNLAQNKLTAVRNVFTFSQLRSLNTLLLSENEIQHVGNHVFQNLKKLSKLSLSNNNIYHLESESLKGLSSLTAFLIDGNELENLPAGLLDPLERVEELDFSCNQISTVDPSAFEQLKHLSVLKLKDNRLTSLSGNIFALNSGLYDLDLHGNNWTCDCRLGELKQWMKSAHSQGKLLTVFLQCHHPATLRGKYLDYINSSQLQPPGNWSHLCETQTGPEESRGGGVLEKELEERERGQEEVRKEIEGERRGIEAEERKDGEEHREIGSREGVEKKAIEKVSRSSEGEDRKEGEEEVGIQGDQGGQEERDKSLSSNRKRRKKISASPRSRPSAEASGKREKGRWDSVPGRSVPQTQAPLLNNPTPPTTTWPQTVDHQNSHGNHLSGPITELLTASPPSLRKEERFDLFRGGQEDVIPAVTDPCVFNRHFITNVTVDQVASSTATVHWTTRDHSRFTPGAGPGLEEVHYRVLFDRFGSSDRFPRYVYARGGARSVMLRELSPDVTYMACVEGVVGGSVCQVAPRDHCAGLVTLPEEAHHQETLTSDLQLVTVATLAGNAVLLLVIGGAWLGRSLRRKLKRRKSAVHVRHMYSTRRPFRSSMTTTAAVSTDFTSFQSSRPPRLGTLEEGGDLIEFPCDRFLDNSPTRRDNSDMQRFSD, encoded by the coding sequence ATGGATACCGGTAATTTCGTGGGTGTCATCTGCTTTCTCATTTTCTCTTGTGAAGGGTTCCTCTCGCCTTCACCCGCCAGCGGCTTCTGTCCTGAGCGCTGCGACTGCCAGCAAGCGCAGCACATCCTCTGTACAAACCGGGGGCTGCGCGCGGTGCCCAAGGTGCACTCCTCGCGGGTCCCAGAGGACGTGCTTGTCTTCAGCCTCGGGGGAAACTTCATCGGTAACATCTCTGCCTTCGACTTCACACGGTATGGAAATCTTATAAGGTTGAACTTACAGTATAATCAAATACAGACCATTCACCCAAAAGCGTTTGAAAAGCTCTCCAAATTGGAGGAGCTGTATTTGGGCAACAATCTGATATCAACAATACCCCCAGGAACTTTACAGTCACTGGCCAAACTGACTACTTTGTATGGCAATAACAATAACATGAAGAAGATCACTCCAGAGCTGTTTGGTAACTTAGAGAGCGTTGTGAGGCTGAGGTTAGATGGGAACGCCATAGAACTGTTACAGAACTCGGTCTTCAAGAGCTTGACTAATCTACATTATCTCCATCTAGAATCGAACCAGCTGAGTCACATTCACAGAAACGCCTTTTCCAAGCTCACCAAACTGCGCTTTCTCAACCTGGCGCAGAACAAACTGACAGCCGTGCGTAATGTGTTTACGTTCTCCCAGCTCAGGTCACTGAATACGTTGCTGCTctctgaaaatgaaatacaacaCGTCGGAAACCACGTCTTTCAGAATCTGAAAAAGCTTTCTAAACTATCCCTCAGCAATAACAACATCTACCATTTGGAAAGCGAGTCGTTGAAAGGACTGTCGAGCTTGACAGCATTTCTGATTGACGGGAACGAGCTGGAGAATCTTCCTGCAGGACTTCTCGACCCGCTGGAGAGAGTTGAGGAGCTGGACTTTAGTTGCAACCAAATTTCCACGGTGGACCCCTCGGCTTTTGAACAACTGAAGCACCTGAGTGTTTTAAAACTCAAAGACAACAGGCTCACGAGCCTCTCGGGTAACATATTCGCCCTCAACAGCGGCCTTTACGATTTGGATCTCCATGGCAACAACTGGACGTGTGACTGCCGCCTGGGTGAGCTGAAGCAGTGGATGAAATCGGCGCACTCTCAGGGGAAGCTGCTGACCGTTTTCCTGCAGTGTCATCACCCAGCGACACTGAGGGGGAAGTATCTAGATTATATCAACAGCTCCCAGCTGCAGCCCCCAGGGAACTGGAGCCACTTGTGTGAGACCCAGACTGGGcctgaggagagcagaggagggggTGTCCTGGagaaggagctggaggagagggagagagggcaagaAGAGGTGAGGaaggagatagagggggagaggagaggaatagaggCAGAGGAAAGGAAGGATGGAGAAGAGCATAGGGAAATTGGGAGTAGAGAGGGAGTGGAGAAGAAGGCAATAGAGAAGGTGAGCAGGAGTAGCGAGGGAGAGgataggaaggagggagaggaggaggtgggtatCCAAGGGGACCAGGGAGGGCAAGAGGAGCGGGACAAATCCCTGTCGTcgaacaggaagaggaggaagaaaatATCCGCCAGCCCTAGGTCGCGACCTTCTGCTGAGGCTTCTGGGAAGCGTGAGAAAGGGAGGTGGGATTCCGTTCCGGGCCGCAGCGTTCCTCAAACACAAGCCCCTCTCCTGAACAACCCCACACCTCCAACCACAACCTGGCCTCAGACAGTTGACCACCAAAATAGCCATGGTAACCATCTCAGTGGGCCAATCACAGAGCTCCTCACCGCCTCTCCTCCCAGCCTTCGGAAAGAGGAGCGGTTTGACCTGTTCAGAGGTGGTCAGGAGGACGTTATACCTGCAGTGACTGACCCCTGTGTGTTCAACCGTCACTTCATCACCAACGTGACCGTCGACCAGGTCGCCTCCAGCACGGCCACGGTCCACTGGACCACACGCGACCACAGCCGCTTCACACCGGGAGCCGGACCGGGACTAGAAGAGGTCCACTACCGAGTGCTGTTTGACCGCTTTGGGTCATCTGACCGTTTCCCTCGGTACGTGTACGCCCGTGGCGGGGCGCGATCGGTGATGTTACGAGAACTAAGCCCAGACGTCACCTACATGGCTTGTGTTGAGGGTGTGGTGGGAGGGTCCGTGTGTCAGGTGGCACCCAGGGACCACTGCGCCGGATTGGTCACTCTTCCAGAAGAGGCTCATCACCAAGAgacactgacctctgacctccagCTGGTCACCGTGGCAACACTGGCCGGCAACGCCGTCCTTCTTCTGGTGATTGGAGGAGCCTGGCTGGGGCGAAGTTTGAGGCGGAAGCTGAAAAGGAGGAAGTCAGCAGTGCATGTGCGCCACATGTATTCCACGCGGCGACCGTTCCGCAGCTCCATGACAACAACGGCGGCGGTGTCAACAGACTTCACAAGTTTCCAGAGCAGCCGGCCGCCACGGCTCGGAACCCTGGAGGAAGGGGGCGACCTTATAGAGTTCCCCTGCGACCGTTTCCTTGACAACAGCCCCACCCGTAGAGACAACAGTGACATGCAAAGGTTCTCAGATTAA